gtatttactactcaggtaaacagcttgctaaaatgatggaatggctcatgaaagagccaacgagtcatggctctccaaaataaggtacaacctgctgtatgaatgacacaggagtaaaggcaagaagattctgctctatgtatagtatcttcagatggaacgtctcaggactgaaaccggatttcacagtaaaattcttcaatctgagaggaagtaccattttgcaaggtcatttttgtagtgtagatattgagagaggggaagaaccacgaagggcagtattgcaagtggcgcatacctctgttggctagagatgttaaatatgttaattttaaagtacctttttccaagagaatttcaaatgccatttttcagttgttttttttttcctaatttctctgccacttctttctgtcctttaccaccctaccagtttcatgacaagatagattcgactcttgagagtctgaaaggcacagctgaacgtctgaggcagccaccttcaacctcagcagaggttgagaagattaaagagcaaatcaatgaagataagaacgtgtcagtggatctggaaagacttcagccggtgtatgagacgcttaaacagagagggaaggaaatgattgctcgctcagaaggagccgataaggatatatctgctaaaggtaatagatggaggaaagtttcatgtagtggaaatgcagcaagctgcagcatataaaaatgttcatttctgatgaccactgatctggggattgtgttctcctggagaagctggagaagatgtataaaagcaaagtatttgtttaaaataattcatcgtggatatgacctttgttttattttttaaggttgtggtggttgtttccacttaaggttatgagtcgtcctgtaaagaaacaattttacagtctaaattttaaaaaatacccatatgtttctgctgtagaactgtagagagatttatggccaagaatcgtttgccaaggtagtaatctagttcctctgttgtttagctgttcaagataaactagaccaaatggtcctcatttgggaagacatccagaccttgactgaggagagggaggccaaattgttggatgtaatgaaactagccgcaaagttgtggtgtagtcacgtggctcttgc
The DNA window shown above is from Larus michahellis chromosome W unlocalized genomic scaffold, bLarMic1.1 SUPER_W_unloc_1, whole genome shotgun sequence and carries:
- the LOC141736675 gene encoding microtubule-actin cross-linking factor 1, isoforms 6/7-like, with protein sequence MIARSEGADKDISAKAVQDKLDQMVLIWEDIQTLTEEREAKLLDVMKLAAKLWCSHVALAATIKDTQEFIGELEGPGVDPSLVKQQQEDAELLKTKLMDCKRN